From a single Calothrix sp. NIES-2098 genomic region:
- a CDS encoding threonine synthase: MTVSLSVAKSHRQPWPGLIEAYREYLPVSEKTPVVTLLEGNTPLIPVPAIAEIIGRQVRVFVKYDGLNPTGSFKDRGMTMAISKAKEAGAKAVICASTGNTSAAAAAYARRGGMSAFVLIPDGYVALGKLAQALLYGAEVLAIKGNFDRALEIVREMAESYPITLVNSVNPYRLEGQKTAAFEIVDVLGNAPDWLCIPVGNAGNISAYWMGFCQYHQVGKCDRLPKVMGFQAAGAAPLVHGKPVEHPETLATAIRIGNPASWEKAIAVKSASQGDFQAVTDAQILDAYRLLASSEGIFCEPASAASVAGLLQVKDQIPTGATVVCVLTGNGLKDPDTAIKHSNSQFKQGIEAEIGAVAQAMGF, encoded by the coding sequence GTGACTGTAAGCTTGTCTGTTGCTAAATCTCATCGCCAACCCTGGCCCGGACTGATAGAAGCCTATCGTGAATACTTGCCTGTGAGCGAAAAAACGCCGGTTGTCACTCTTTTGGAGGGTAATACGCCTCTGATACCAGTGCCTGCGATCGCGGAAATTATTGGCAGACAAGTGCGTGTCTTTGTCAAATACGACGGTCTTAACCCCACTGGTAGCTTCAAAGACCGGGGAATGACAATGGCAATTTCTAAGGCGAAGGAAGCAGGCGCGAAGGCAGTGATTTGTGCCAGTACAGGCAACACTTCAGCCGCAGCAGCAGCTTACGCTAGGCGTGGGGGGATGAGTGCTTTCGTGCTGATTCCCGATGGTTATGTGGCGCTGGGTAAGTTAGCACAAGCTTTACTTTACGGGGCTGAAGTACTGGCGATCAAAGGTAATTTTGACCGCGCCCTAGAAATCGTCCGCGAGATGGCAGAAAGCTATCCAATCACTTTGGTGAATTCGGTGAATCCCTATCGCTTAGAAGGGCAGAAAACAGCCGCATTTGAAATTGTCGATGTGTTGGGTAATGCCCCAGATTGGCTGTGTATTCCCGTAGGGAATGCGGGGAATATCTCAGCATACTGGATGGGATTTTGCCAATATCATCAAGTGGGGAAATGCGATCGCTTACCTAAGGTGATGGGATTCCAAGCAGCAGGCGCAGCTCCCTTAGTGCATGGTAAGCCAGTAGAGCATCCAGAAACCTTGGCCACAGCGATTCGGATTGGTAATCCGGCAAGTTGGGAAAAAGCGATCGCTGTTAAATCAGCTAGTCAGGGAGATTTTCAAGCCGTTACGGATGCCCAAATTCTCGATGCTTACCGACTATTGGCATCATCTGAAGGTATATTTTGCGAACCAGCCAGTGCTGCTTCCGTAGCGGGGCTGTTGCAAGTGAAAGACCAAATTCCTACAGGAGCAACAGTAGTTTGTGTCCTCACTGGTAATGGTTTGAAAGATCCAGATACAGCTATTAAACACAGCAACAGTCAATTTAAACAGGGTATTGAGGCAGAAATAGGAGCAGTAGCCCAAGCGATGGGATTTTAA
- a CDS encoding FAD dependent oxidoreductase, which produces MEIFDYVILGAGLGGLSAAACLTKQGYRVVVLEKHYLPGGCCHTFDYGEYSFCADVHYISQCAPGKTIDQFLNYIERNVAFNSLNPDCIDRVITPEADFQIPLGWENLRTALLSNFPEEQQAINRYCNEIQQLHQEMRSLVREVRWYNRKWSDWLKLPKYWNLFWKRDWTLQDLYNYVNLSPKLQAVLAGQSGDYALPPNEIALITHTSLVWDYSEGAYYPKHHFRHFVDTITEAITSGGGVIKYSTPVEHIQVSKNTIHSVIANGKTYTASKAYISDLDPKLTVALMHDPEALSHKERQRLTSYEYSASAFNIYLGLDSRFDPERYGIGNWNVWYYPTGDLNREYQQQLAGDFSRPWIFLSCPTMKSQEPGMGPQGHHILEIATVCPYEPFEQLHKHDPKAYKAKKREFYQQIMTSVRDLIPDVDNYARMKLYGTPTTSEFYLGQPQGNIYGAKLIPKQVGLERLGYKTELPNLFFVGASAGYPSVPGVIGNGMDVVELLTGEAVRRKQEIPRTLVAAG; this is translated from the coding sequence ATGGAAATCTTCGATTATGTGATTTTAGGAGCTGGATTAGGTGGACTTTCAGCCGCAGCTTGTTTAACCAAGCAAGGATACCGAGTGGTAGTTTTGGAGAAACATTACTTACCAGGTGGCTGCTGTCATACCTTTGATTATGGTGAATATAGCTTTTGTGCTGATGTGCATTATATTTCCCAATGTGCCCCCGGTAAGACCATAGACCAATTTCTCAATTACATTGAACGAAATGTAGCCTTTAACAGCCTCAATCCTGACTGCATTGACCGAGTAATTACACCAGAGGCAGACTTTCAAATTCCCTTGGGATGGGAAAACTTGCGTACAGCTTTGCTGTCTAACTTTCCCGAAGAACAGCAGGCTATCAACCGCTACTGTAATGAAATTCAGCAACTCCATCAAGAAATGCGTAGTTTGGTGCGAGAAGTACGTTGGTATAATCGCAAGTGGTCTGATTGGTTGAAGTTACCAAAATATTGGAATCTATTTTGGAAACGGGATTGGACTTTACAAGATTTGTATAACTATGTGAATTTATCGCCCAAGCTACAAGCAGTACTAGCGGGACAAAGTGGCGATTATGCGCTACCACCCAATGAAATTGCGCTGATCACCCATACTTCCCTCGTTTGGGACTACTCAGAAGGAGCATACTATCCAAAACATCACTTCAGGCACTTTGTTGATACGATTACTGAGGCAATTACCTCTGGTGGAGGCGTAATTAAATATTCAACGCCTGTTGAACATATACAGGTAAGTAAAAACACTATTCATAGCGTTATTGCCAATGGTAAAACCTATACCGCCAGTAAAGCCTATATCAGTGACCTCGACCCCAAATTAACAGTAGCGTTGATGCACGATCCGGAAGCTTTAAGCCATAAGGAACGTCAACGTTTAACTAGTTATGAATACTCAGCTAGTGCTTTCAATATTTACCTGGGTTTAGATAGTCGCTTCGATCCGGAACGCTATGGTATTGGTAACTGGAATGTCTGGTACTATCCCACAGGCGACCTCAACAGAGAATATCAACAACAATTGGCAGGAGACTTTAGTCGTCCGTGGATTTTTCTCTCTTGTCCAACTATGAAGTCTCAGGAACCAGGAATGGGGCCACAAGGACATCACATTCTGGAGATTGCTACCGTCTGTCCTTACGAACCATTTGAACAGCTACACAAACACGACCCGAAAGCTTATAAAGCGAAAAAGCGGGAATTTTATCAGCAAATTATGACCAGTGTGCGAGATTTGATTCCAGATGTAGACAATTATGCACGGATGAAACTTTACGGCACACCTACCACCAGTGAATTTTATTTGGGACAACCCCAAGGTAATATTTACGGTGCGAAGTTAATACCTAAACAGGTGGGTTTAGAACGCTTAGGATATAAAACGGAATTACCTAATCTCTTCTTTGTGGGAGCGAGTGCTGGCTATCCCAGCGTACCTGGTGTTATTGGTAACGGCATGGATGTAGTGGAATTGCTTACAGGCGAAGCGGTGCGGCGAAAACAAGAAATACCAAGGACATTGGTAGCTGCTGGCTAG
- a CDS encoding alpha/beta hydrolase fold protein, which produces MKDWWQATFPKGQQSVIITDTQGYPVKIAYGERGKGKPLIFLHGMGTWSYNWRHSIAPLSEYCRVISFDAKGYGFSEKPLTRREANGHQIIELARVIQELCDEPPVIVAESLGGLTALSLAQEYPELIGRLVVVNVPIFAEKLPHWAMWLLAQTPIEIIETIDSLRLAYWFAPLFREIMAIERREVLFDPSLLTQEDIYWITYPFTELPGTIVKVAEELQIAAKEIENWQSKKPNLLSKIQNKLSDIISPTLILWGEQDSWFPASHGEKLHKSIPNAKLQILPNCRHDAAAGSSKEVNTAIVEFLRDTKFL; this is translated from the coding sequence ATGAAAGATTGGTGGCAGGCGACTTTTCCTAAAGGGCAGCAAAGTGTAATTATTACTGATACACAAGGATATCCTGTAAAAATTGCCTACGGTGAAAGAGGTAAAGGTAAACCGTTAATTTTCTTACATGGTATGGGTACTTGGAGCTACAATTGGCGTCATAGTATAGCTCCATTATCTGAATATTGTCGGGTAATTTCTTTTGATGCTAAAGGTTATGGTTTCTCTGAAAAACCTTTGACTAGACGCGAAGCTAACGGTCATCAAATTATTGAACTAGCACGCGTAATTCAGGAATTATGCGATGAACCTCCTGTAATTGTTGCCGAATCTTTAGGAGGATTAACAGCCCTTTCTCTTGCTCAAGAGTATCCTGAATTAATCGGGCGGTTAGTAGTAGTCAATGTACCGATTTTTGCCGAAAAATTACCTCATTGGGCAATGTGGCTACTGGCTCAAACCCCTATAGAAATTATCGAAACAATAGACTCATTACGTCTAGCATATTGGTTTGCGCCTCTGTTTAGAGAAATTATGGCAATAGAAAGGCGTGAGGTGCTATTCGATCCTTCATTGCTAACCCAAGAAGATATCTATTGGATAACCTACCCTTTTACTGAACTTCCTGGCACTATTGTTAAAGTTGCCGAAGAATTACAAATAGCGGCTAAAGAAATTGAGAATTGGCAAAGTAAGAAACCAAATTTACTTAGTAAAATTCAAAATAAATTAAGTGATATTATATCCCCCACACTAATTTTATGGGGTGAGCAAGATAGTTGGTTTCCTGCTAGTCATGGGGAAAAGTTGCATAAAAGTATCCCCAATGCGAAATTGCAAATTCTACCGAACTGCCGTCACGACGCAGCCGCCGGTTCTTCTAAAGAGGTAAACACAGCGATTGTGGAGTTTTTGAGAGATACAAAATTCTTATAA